The following proteins are encoded in a genomic region of Pirellulales bacterium:
- a CDS encoding ATP-binding protein: MAISKICHNGGCPSGKRVITQAQRAGVLAVLSLGRREVGAVVPGEPSGRGRGHLLGMALQDGESQSNRLAHVDFLELVLQDELAVRRQSQIECRINTAAFRELKSLEGFDGEFNRSINRKQIFDLASGSFVRQHKAVLLGPPGVSKSYLA, from the coding sequence ATGGCAATTTCGAAGATTTGTCACAACGGAGGGTGCCCTTCCGGCAAGAGAGTAATTACTCAAGCACAGCGAGCGGGGGTGCTGGCGGTGCTTTCACTCGGTCGGCGGGAGGTTGGCGCGGTAGTTCCAGGGGAGCCAAGCGGCCGGGGCCGCGGCCACTTGCTCGGCATGGCGCTGCAAGACGGTGAATCGCAATCCAATCGGCTAGCCCATGTCGATTTCTTGGAATTGGTGTTGCAAGACGAACTAGCCGTCCGGCGCCAGAGTCAAATCGAATGCCGCATTAATACCGCCGCTTTCCGGGAACTCAAATCGCTGGAGGGCTTTGATGGGGAGTTCAATCGCTCGATCAATCGCAAGCAGATCTTCGATTTGGCCAGTGGCAGCTTCGTGCGACAGCACAAAGCCGTGTTGTTGGGTCCGCCGGGCGTGAGCAAAAGCTACTTGGCCTAA